One window from the genome of Bacillus rossius redtenbacheri isolate Brsri chromosome 10, Brsri_v3, whole genome shotgun sequence encodes:
- the LOC134536361 gene encoding uncharacterized protein LOC134536361 translates to MVVIAHQGISAYSRRAPDSGSSRDAVELTVSARATPLSAGPLCKLLEAEGPLCQPPRSSSTSQPASWKKQDLFASYWKQQDLSASLLEAEGPLCQPSRSSRTSGPASWKHQDLLEGLLAAMPLQDCCCVLSLRAGSVCIGLSQLITSLTALLAYFSSQSALVALSEDDMASRTTIAVATGLLVKTILSVSLVYGVCKGKTGVLLLWLVTSVLCELAALAGTAMLLLGLLPLVGLPLASVLGVLVDAALMTYFLLVVHSYRKSLLGRAAQCRA, encoded by the exons ATGGTTGTCATCGCGCACCAGGGAATTTCCGCATATTCCAGGCGTGCGCCGGACTCG GGGTCATCCCGAGATGCCGTCGAGCTGACAGTCAGTGCCAGGGCGACGCCGCTGTCAGCAGGACCTCTCTGCAAGCTACTGGAAGCAGAAGGACCCCTCTGTCAGCCTCCTAGAAGCAGCAGCACCTCCCAGCCAGCCTCCTGGAAGAAGCAGGACCTCTTTGCAAGCTACTGGAAGCAGCAGGACCTTTCTGCCAGCCTCCTGGAAGCAGAAGGACCTCTTTGCCAGCCTTCTAGAAGCAGCAGGACCAGCGGGCCCGCCTCCTGGAAGCATCAGGACCTCCTGGAAGGCCTCCTCGCAGCCATGCCCCTGCAGGACTGCTGCTGCGTGCTGAGTCTGCGCGCAGGATCTGTGTGCATCGGCCTGTCGCAACTG ATCACGAGTCTCACGGCGCTTCTTGCTTACTTCAGCTCGCAGTCAGCTCTGGTCGCGCTCAGCGAGGACG ATATGGCAAGTAGAACTACGATTGCGGTGGCGACGGGTCTACTGGTGAAGACTATCCTGAGTGTATCTCTCGTCTACGGGGTCTGCAAG GGGAAGACCGGCGTGCTGCTGCTGTGGCTGGTGACCAGCGTGCTGTGCGAGTTGGCAGCCCTGGCTGGGACGGCCATGTTGCTGCTGGGACTGCTGCCGTTGGTAGGACTGCCGCTCGCCTCCGTCCTGGGAGTGCTGGTGGATGCAG CGCTGATGACGTACTTCCTGCTGGTGGTCCACAGCTACCGGAAGTCCCTGCTGGGGAGGGCGGCGCAGTGCAGGGCGTGA